In Dehalococcoidia bacterium, the genomic window GCGCCATTCCCACAAGATCGGCTTTGCCCTCGGCGAGGATGCTATCGGCGTGTCTGGGGTCCCAGATGCGGTAGGCCGTCATCACGGGCACCTTGACCACCTTCTTTATCTCCTCGGCCAGATAGACGTACTGCCCCGGTTTGACCCACTGCTGCACCATGGGCGTGGACGACTCGTGCCAGCCGGTCTCCACATCGATGGCCGCGACCCCGGCCTTCTCCAGCTCGAACGCCAGCGGCTTCGTATCCTCGAGCTTGTTACCGCCCTCCATGAAATCCTCCGCCGATATGCGCACGATGATGGGATAGTCGTCTCCGGCCTTCTTCTTGCAGTCCTCGATGATCTCCATGAGGATACGCATGCGGTTCTCCGGCGCCCCGCCGTACTTGTCGTCGCGCTTGTTGGTGTAAGGCGAGAGGAATTGGTTGAGGAAATAGCCTATGCCCGCGTGTATCTCGATGGCATCGAACCCGGCCTTCTTTGCGATGAGCGCGGCGTCCCCGTACTCGCCGATTATCTGCTTTATCTCCTTGGCCGTCACCGCGCGCGCCACGCCCAGCCGCGCCGGCTTGTACCCGTCCGACGCGCTGACCAGCTCCGTGGGCGCGTCCTTGTGCTTCTTCCAGTCCTTCTTCCACTCGTAGGTCATGAGAAGCTGGGCGCAGACCCTGGCCCCACCCTCGTGCATGGTATCGGTGAACTTTTTAAGGAACGGCAGCAGCTCCTCGCCGTAGAGCGCGAACTCGCGTATGGCCTGCTCCTCCTCCGGCGTGACATCTTTTCTGCCCCCGTAGAAGGTCTTGGCCGTCCCGGTATCGTAGGTGTACATCCCGCCCACTATGAGCAGCCCGGCTCCCCCGTGCGCCCGCTCGGCGTAGTACTGCAGCACGTGCTCGCCACCCCCACCCGAGGCGTTGGCGCAGGTCATGACTATCCTGTTTTTAAGTTCCAGGTTGCCGATCTTTATGGGTGAAAAGAGGTGTTTAAGCTGAGCCATATATCTCCTCCGTTGCCGGTCGTAGGCTGAATCGCACTTGATATGGTAACCGTATGCGGCGGATGAGGTCAATAGGGGTGTTATTATCCGAAGCGGCTACTTTGCCGTTGCCAGAGCATGGACTTCTTTGTCCAGCGCATCGCCGAGGCGGTCTTTCTCCTTTTCGATGTCGTAGCGCGTTTGCAGGTTAAGCCAGAACCGCTCGGATGTGCCGAAGTAGCGCGACAGGCGCAATGCCGTATCGGCCGTGACAGCCCTGACGCCGTGCACGATCTCGTTGATACGGCGCGGCGGCACGTTTATCTCTTTGGCCAGCCGGTACTGGCTTATGCCCATCGGGTTCAGGAATTCTTCCAGCAGGACCTCGCCGGGATGGATGGGCGTTAATTTTTTTGCCTTCATAGGTTATCTCGGTCTCTTACGTTGCCAGCCAAATATAAAATGCGTTCGATACATATTAAACGTTATGCGGCGGATGAGGTCAATAGGGGGAGATCACCGGGATCAGCTCGCTAATAGCTTGCTGCCGAAAGAGTGAGACCTGGTTTCGACGGATTCGATTTCAATATCGGATAGATCTTCGTATTCCGCTTCCGGGGATTCGGCGGGCTTCCTGCCTTTGTGATTCTGTATGAACTCACTAGCCGCCACTTCCATAACCTCGCTCTTGGACATCCTCATCCTTTCGGCAAGCTCTCCGATTGCTATGTAGGCATCCATTTCCAGCGATATTGTTACTGTGAATTTAACCATGACGCGTCACCTCCTCCCTTGGGGCGATTAGGATATTCCTTTGAGTTTGGTTTGTCAATACGGTTTTTTGTTTTGTTGAAAAATTTGTGTAATTTTATTAAGACGGAACTCAGTTAACCCTTATCGCCCCCGCCGTGCATTTGCGCTCGCAGCCGCCGAGGTTGACACACCACCATCGCCGCATTAAAGTATTACCACCTCATATTTTCTTAAAGGGGGACCCATGAGAGTTGTCAGAATTCTCGCGATTCTAATCATAGTTTTTCTGGTAGTAGCGCCTCTTGCCTGCAGCGGCGGC contains:
- a CDS encoding HigA family addiction module antitoxin — protein: MKAKKLTPIHPGEVLLEEFLNPMGISQYRLAKEINVPPRRINEIVHGVRAVTADTALRLSRYFGTSERFWLNLQTRYDIEKEKDRLGDALDKEVHALATAK
- a CDS encoding ribbon-helix-helix protein, CopG family — encoded protein: MVKFTVTISLEMDAYIAIGELAERMRMSKSEVMEVAASEFIQNHKGRKPAESPEAEYEDLSDIEIESVETRSHSFGSKLLAS